From the genome of Streptacidiphilus sp. PB12-B1b:
GCCCGCTCGGCGGTGCTGGTCGGCCGGACCATGGCCGACCTGGTGCAGACCGCGCTGACGCTGGTGGTGCTGGCGCTGGTGGCGTTCATCATCGGCTGGCGCATCCACAAGAGCGTGCTCGAGGCGTTCTGCGGCTTCCTGCTGCTGCTCCTGCTCGGCTACGCCTTCTCCTGGATCGGCGCGCTGATCGGGCTGTCCGTGCGCAGCCCGGAGGCGGCGACCTCGGCCGGGCTGGTCTGGCTGTTCCCGCTGACGTTCCTGTCCAACGCGTTCGTGCCGGTCAGCACCATGCCGGGCTGGCTGCAGGCGGTCGCCTACTGGAACCCGTTCAGCGCCACGGTGCAGGCGGTCCGCGACCTGTTCGGCAACCTGCCGCCCGGTCCCGGTCCCACGGAGTGGCCGATGAAGCACGCGATCGGCGTCTCCATCGGCTGGTCGCTGCTGATCCTGGCGCTGTTCTCCTGGCTCTCCGTCCGCAAGTACCGCTCTGCGGTCGGCTGACCCCCCCGCCCGGCCGCGTCCGGGGGCCGGTCGTACCGAACGGCTGCGGGTGCGCACGTCGTCGGCGGGCGCTCCGCCGAACGGGTGGCCGCGACCGTCCGGCGGCGTGGCAGGGCCCCGACACTGCCCCGGGCGGTCGCAGAATGCGGCGCGTGCCCC
Proteins encoded in this window:
- a CDS encoding ABC transporter permease, with protein sequence MTATTGAIGAAVPTQHTGALQSLRDSWVVAKRNLRRMTRIPEIVVFGMMQPVMFVLLFTYVMGGAIKVPGDSDPNAYKQYLMAGIFAQTVTFAVAGASAGIAEDMTKGLVDRFRSLPMARSAVLVGRTMADLVQTALTLVVLALVAFIIGWRIHKSVLEAFCGFLLLLLLGYAFSWIGALIGLSVRSPEAATSAGLVWLFPLTFLSNAFVPVSTMPGWLQAVAYWNPFSATVQAVRDLFGNLPPGPGPTEWPMKHAIGVSIGWSLLILALFSWLSVRKYRSAVG